In the genome of Amphiura filiformis chromosome 11, Afil_fr2py, whole genome shotgun sequence, the window GGTGGGTTCCTCCTCTGCTTTCTGTTCATAAAGCTCAGTGCAGTATTCTGCCCATCGGGTCTTGATGTCTTCGCTCTCTGTAAGTGTGGTGCCATTTCTATCATTTATGACATCAGATCTTGCTGACGTTTTTTGAGTCAGTTCCTTTACCAAAGCAAACACCTTCTTGGAGTCGTTTCCTGCTTTTTCCATATCCTCACATTTCCTCTCAACAAAGTCTCGTTGATCAGCTCTGACTGCTTTTGTTACTTCTCTGTGTTGTTTCCTCCATTCTGACATATCTCCTCTTTTTCTGGCTTCCTGTCTCTTATCAGCAAGCTCTATTGTCTTCTTAGATATCCAGGGCtgctctttttcttcttctttatgATGTTTTCCTCTGCTGCACTTAGCACTGCTTCCTTCATTTCTTCCCACAATTCGTTTGGAGAGAGTTCTTCCTCATCCGTTCGAAGAAGCGCCTCAAATCGGTTCCCCACACTAACTGTGTATTGCTCTGGGATTTTGTCCACATCAAATCTCACTGGTGGTGTCACTCGTTTCTTTGCTTTGAGTTTCAGCTTCATCCGTGCGACAAGTAGCTGGTGGTCACTGCCGCAGTCTGCTCCTGGTCTGGTTCTTACACTGAACAATGAAGAGCACCATCTTCTTTTAAGCAAAATATAATCAAtctgatttttcacatttccgcCTGGGCTCCTCCAAGTCCACAGTCTGCGAGGGTGCTGCTGAAAGAGGGTGTTTCCAACAATCAGGTCGTTTGCCTGACAAAACTCTTCCAAACTGTCTCCACGATCGTTTCTTTCTCCCAATCCAAACTTTCCAATTGACCTTGATTTGATGTCAGACTTGCCAACTTTTGCGTTCCAGCCTCCCAAGATGATAAGCATATCTTTGCTTGGAATCTTATCCAGGACATCTTGGAGCTGACCATAAAAGTTTTCCATCGCTTCATCAGATGCAGTGGATGTTGGTGCATAAACCTGGACAATTGATATGTTGAAAGGGTGACCATGCAGTCTGAGAGAGATGATTCTGTCGCTGATTGGGTTGAAGCCCAGGAAGGATCTAGCTGTATTCCTGTCCAAGATGAAACCAACTCCGAACTCCCGCTTTCCTTCATCTNNNNNNNNNNNNNNNNNNNNNNNNNNNNNNNNNNNNNNNNNNNNNNNNNNNNNNNNNNNNNNNNNNNNNNNNNNNNNNNNNNNNNNNNNNNNNNNNNNNNNNNNNNNNNNNNNNNNNNNNNNNNNNNNNNNNNNNNNNNNNNNNNNNNNNNNNNNNNNNNNNNNNNNNNNNNNNNNNNNNNNNNNNNNNNNNNNNNNNNNggaagcaaatgagctgaaaatgggcaaattttgactatccgttttgaaaataagccgcaacaagctcaaaccAAACGGTGGACATTCTTTTGCTtcaatttcactggtacataaatcgtggagtatGATTTGGTGGTGCCTTatcctcttataaacgtcaatagttatcaaatccaatttttacatttttaagtaaactagagacagtttctagtcatttcccaagatttcatccctctacgacttttccgttcggaagaaatgggaGCTCTAAATATCAGCTCCGAATcacaaaagacccaaatttcaacgtgtttatcaacatgcagaagtttgaagaggttggacgtaaaattgaatgttttatgcaaaatgatactctttaattttaatttttaattgtgaaaagtacttttaTGTGTGTGggctaaatatttttaatacctttaaatatataggcctatttacataattgagtcaaattaccccccccccccctctcgttctctgtcttcaaactaggcctactgattttggcattttaagcaaaaatacaagttttatacgttattctgatttggtataaatctatagcaaaagcgctcatataagtagatttttgatgcttttcttaacgtcagagacctgtacttttggataaataaaaaatagttatcaaaatccaattttttacatttttaagtaaactagagacagtttctagtcatttcccaagatttcatccctctacgactttccgttcggaagaaatggggCTCTAAAtatcagctccgaatcaccaaaagacccaaatttcaacgtgtttatcaacatgcagaagtttgaagaggttggacgtaaaattgaatgttttatgcaaaatgatactctttaattttaattttttaattgtgaaaagtactttatgtgtgtacaaatatttttaataccttaaatataggcctatttacataattgagtcaaattacccccctctcgttctctgtcttcaaactaggcctactgattttggaattaaaagcaaaaatacaagttttatacgttattctgatttggtataaatctatagcaaaagcgctcatataagtagatttttgatgcttttcttaacgtcagagacctgtacttttggataaataaaaaacattattactaaaactaatcacaaatgttatttcaagcatttgcgaatgaaataaaatgatctattaagacttctgcccttattctatgtttttttgtaaaaatgcgcgtacatagcaacacactttaaaagccgcttataagagagcgcaccaccaatgattgcgccattggataacacaggaaatacgcatgtttggatggcgttttgtcactgcaaaaacgtaatatggataaaaagtttggtatcaaattaaagcttatcacgtgtagaatatttttcttttaacagaatatattggtgaccatctactttttttgctatttggccgcaaagaaaaaacgtgcaaaatttaaccctaaaaatcactcaatttttgaaaccggacattgtccaaattcgcgccaaaactccatctctgaaataaaacattgggactttttctcatattttgtcatgtagacacttgtcggaagcaaatgagctaaaatgggcaaattttgactatccgttttgaaaataaagccgcaacaagctcaaataagcggtggactattttaaccgaatttcactggtacataaatcgtggagtgatttggtggtgcgccctcttataaacgtcaatagttatcaaaatccaatttttacattttaagtaaactagagacagtttctagtcatttcccaagatttcatccctctacgactttccgttcggaagaaatggggCTCTAAAtatcagctccgaatcaccaaaagacccaaatttcaacgtgtttatcaacatgcagaagtttgaagaggttggacgtaaaattgaatgttttatgcaaaatgatactctttaattttaatttttaattgtgaaaagtactttatgtgtgtacaaatatttttaataccttaaatataggcctatttacataattgagtcaaattacccccctctcgttctctgtcttcaaactaggcctactgattttggcattttaagcaaaaatacaagttttatacgttattctgctttggtataaatctatagcaaaagcgctcatataagtagactttttgatgcttttcttaacgtcagagacctgtacttTTGGAgaaataaaaaaacatgattactaaaactaatcacaaatgttatttcaagcatttgcgaatgaaataaaatgatctattaagacttctgcccttattctatgtttttttgtaaaaatgcgcgtacatagcaacacactttaaaagccgcacgtcaatagttatcaaaatccaattttttacatttttaagtaaactagagacagtttttATTCATTTCCCAcgatttcatccctctacgactttccgttcggaagaaatgggcTCTAAAtatcagctccgaatcaccaaaatttttcaacgtgtttatcaacatgcagaagtttgaagaggttggacgtaaatttgaatgttttatgcaaaatgatactctttaattttaattttttaattgtgaaaagtactttatgtgtgtacaaatattttaataccttaaatataggcctatttacataattgagtcaaattaccccccctctcgttctctgtcttcaaactaggcctactgattttggcattttaagcaaaaatacaagttttatacgttattctgatttggtataaatctatagcaaaagcgctcatataagtagatttttgatgcttttcttaacgtcagagacctgtacttttggataaataaaaaaacattattactaaaactaatcacaaatgttatttcaagcatttgcgaatgaaataaaatgatctattaagacttctgcccttattctatgttttttgtaaaatgcgcgtacatagcaacacactttaaaagccgcttataagagagcgcaccaccaatgattgcgccattggataacacagggaaatacgcatgtttggatggcgttttgtcactgcaaaaacgtaatatggataaaaagtttggtatcaaattaaagcttatcacgtgtagaatatttttcttttaacagaatatattggtgaccatctactttttttgctatttggccgcaaagaaaaaacgtgcaaatttaaccctaaaaaatcactcaatttttgaaaccggacattgtccaaattcgcgccaaaactccatctctgaaataaaacattgggactttttctcatattttgtcatgtagacacttgtcggaagcaaatgagctaaaatgggcaaattttgactatacgttttgaaaataaagccgcaacaagctcaaataagcggtggactattttaaccgaatttcactggtacataaatcgtggagtgatgtggtggtgcgccctcttataaacgtcaatagttatcaaaatccaattttttacatttttaagtaaactagagacagtttctagtcatttcccaagatttcatccctctacgactttccgttcggaagaaatggggCTCTAAAtatcagctccgaatcaccaaaagacccaaatttcaacgtgtttatcaacatgcagaagtttgaagaggttggacgtaaaattgaatgttttatgcaaaatgatactctttaattttaattttttaattgtgaaaagtactttatgtgtgtacaaatatttttaataccttaaatataggcctatttacataattgagtcaaattaccccccctctcgttctctgtcttcaaactaggcctactgattttggcattttaagcaaaaatacaagttttatacgttattctgatttggtataaatctatagcaaaagcgctcatataagtagatttttgatgcttttcttaacgtcagagacctgtacttttggataaataaaaaaacattattactaaaactaatcacaaatgttatttcaagcatttgcgaatgaaataaaatgatctattaagacttctgcccttattctatgttttttgtaaaaatgcgcgtacatttgcaacacactttaaaaccgcgtcaatagttatcaaaatccaatttttacatttttaagtaaactagagacagtttctagtcatttcccaagatttcatccctctacgactttccgttcggaagaaatggggCTCTAAAtatcagctccgaatcaccaaaagacccaaatttcaacgtgtttatcaacatgcagaagtttgaagaggttggacgtaaaattgaatgttttatgcaaaatgatactctttaattttaattttttaattgtgaaaagtactttatgtgtgtacaaatatttttaataccttaaatataggcctatttacataattgagtcaaattaccccccccccctcagtatCTGCattcaaaataggcctactgattttggcattttaagcaaaaatacaagttttatacgttattctgatttggtataaatctatagcaaaagcgctcatataagtagatttttgatgcttttcttaacgtcagagacctgtacttttggataaataaaaaaaaattattactaaaactaatcacaaatgttatttcaagcatttgcgaatgaaataaaatgatctattaagacttctgcccttattctatggtgtgtttgtaaaaatgcgcgtacatagcaacacactttaaaa includes:
- the LOC140163651 gene encoding craniofacial development protein 2-like codes for the protein MENLAWKSQGFDHCMIAVTLSVGATILSSSSILLPSQMLGLSTNEGKREFGVGFILDRNTARSFLGFNPISDRIISLRLHGHPFNISIVQVYAPTSTASDEAMENFYGQLQDVLDKIPSKDMLIILGGWNAKVGKSDIKSRSIGKFGLGERNDRGDSLEEFCQANDLIVGNTLFQQHPRRLWTWRSPGGNVKNQIDYILLKRRWCSSLFSVRTRPGADCGSDHQLLVARMKLKLKAKKRVTPPVRFDVDKIPEQYTVSVGNRFEALLRTDEEELSPNELWEEMKEAVLSAAEENIIKKKKKSSPGYLRRQ